The following coding sequences lie in one Primulina huaijiensis isolate GDHJ02 chromosome 2, ASM1229523v2, whole genome shotgun sequence genomic window:
- the LOC140956851 gene encoding uncharacterized protein, whose translation MVKDVELKLQNNLVRTDLNVLPMPEFDIILGMDWLTLNGATIDFRRRKISIKPPDGKVFIFEAVRNNQMPLIISCMRAKKLIHKGCLGFLSSIVYAPDTDGRSIEDVEVVKDFLNVFPDDVSGIQPEREVEFAIKLMLGTVPISKTRYRLAPAEMKELKDQIQKLPDKGFSRPSFSPWRVLMLFVKMKDEIMRLCIDYRELN comes from the coding sequence ATGGTTAAGGATGTGGAACTTAAATTGCAAAATAATCTTGTACGAACAGACCTTAATGTTTTACCCATGCCtgagtttgatattattttgggcATGGATTGGCTCACATTGAACGGAGCTACTATTGATTTTCGACGGAGGAAAATATCTATTAAACCGCCCGATGGGAAAGTGTTCATCTTTGAGGCTGTTCGAAACAATCAAATGCCGCTTATCATTTCATGCATGCGTGCGAAGAAGCTTATTCATAAGGGTTGCCTAGGTTTTCTTTCCAGTATTGTATATGCACCCGACACTGACGGTCGATCTATTGAGGACGTGGAGGTAGTTAAGGACTTTCTGAACGTGTTCCCTGACGATGTTTCTGGTATCcaacccgagcgagaggtggaatttgcTATTAAGTTGATGCTTGGTACTGTGCCGATCTCTAAGACACGATATCGATTAGCAcctgctgaaatgaaagaattaaaagatcaaattcaaaaGCTGCCAGACAAGGGATTTagtcgccctagtttctctccatggcgTGTACTAATGTTATTTGTGAAAATGAAGGATGAGATTATGAGACTGTGCATCGACTACAGAGAGTTAAATTGA